A section of the Agromyces aurantiacus genome encodes:
- a CDS encoding kynureninase produces MDPLFAYARRMDRADGLAHYRKRFVGADTDLVYFDGNSLGRPPASAIDRVADFMREEWGRRLIRGWDESWLRLPYEIGDQIGRAVIEAKAGQTVIGDSTTVLIYKLARAAVDAQLARDPQRREIVVDRDNFPTDRYVLEGIANETGCHLRWIDVDLTRGVTSEQLAEAVGPKTALVVLNHVSYRSAYLADAQELTRIAHDAGALVLWDLCHSAGSVPVHADRWEFDLAVGCTYKYLNGGPGSPAFAYVRDDLHAVLRQPIQGWFGTADLFAMGPEYVPARSIRRFVSGTSPISAMIAMRETLAMIEEAGMPAVRAKSVALTAFAIDVADEWLGPLGVTLGTPRDPEERGGHVILQHEAMREVTARLWQRDVIPDYRDVGGLRVGLAPLSTSFEEVYRGLDATRQVLREVLAERAGLA; encoded by the coding sequence ATGGATCCCCTGTTCGCCTACGCCCGCCGGATGGACCGTGCCGACGGTCTCGCGCACTACCGCAAGCGCTTCGTCGGCGCCGACACCGACCTCGTCTACTTCGACGGCAACTCGCTCGGCCGTCCGCCGGCCTCGGCGATCGACCGCGTCGCCGACTTCATGCGGGAGGAATGGGGGCGCCGCCTCATCCGCGGATGGGACGAGTCCTGGCTGCGGCTGCCGTACGAGATCGGCGACCAGATCGGGCGTGCCGTCATCGAGGCGAAGGCCGGCCAGACCGTGATCGGCGACTCGACCACGGTGCTCATCTACAAGCTCGCACGCGCCGCCGTCGACGCGCAGCTCGCGCGCGACCCGCAGCGTCGCGAGATCGTCGTCGACCGCGACAACTTCCCCACCGACCGGTACGTGCTCGAGGGCATCGCGAACGAGACCGGATGCCACCTCCGCTGGATCGACGTCGACCTCACGCGAGGCGTCACCTCGGAGCAGCTCGCCGAGGCCGTCGGCCCGAAGACGGCGCTCGTCGTGCTCAACCACGTGTCGTACCGCTCGGCGTACCTCGCCGATGCGCAGGAGCTCACGCGCATCGCGCACGACGCCGGCGCGCTCGTGCTGTGGGACCTCTGCCACTCGGCGGGATCGGTGCCCGTGCACGCCGACCGGTGGGAGTTCGACCTGGCCGTCGGCTGCACCTACAAGTACCTCAACGGCGGCCCCGGCTCGCCCGCGTTCGCCTACGTGCGCGACGACCTGCACGCCGTGCTGCGGCAGCCGATCCAGGGGTGGTTCGGCACGGCCGACCTGTTCGCCATGGGCCCCGAGTACGTGCCCGCGCGCAGCATCCGCCGGTTCGTCAGCGGCACGTCGCCGATCTCGGCCATGATCGCGATGCGGGAGACGCTCGCGATGATCGAGGAGGCCGGCATGCCGGCCGTGCGGGCGAAGTCGGTCGCGCTCACCGCGTTCGCGATCGACGTGGCCGACGAGTGGCTCGGGCCGCTCGGCGTGACGCTCGGCACGCCACGCGACCCCGAGGAGCGCGGCGGCCACGTGATCCTCCAGCACGAGGCGATGCGCGAGGTCACGGCGCGGCTGTGGCAGCGCGACGTGATTCCCGACTACCGCGACGTGGGCGGCCTGCGCGTGGGGCTCGCCCCGCTGTCGACGAGCTTCGAGGAGGTCTACCGCGGGTTGGATGCCACGCGGCAGGTGCTGCGCGAGGTGCTCGCCGAGCGCGCCGGGCTCGCCTGA
- a CDS encoding DUF2867 domain-containing protein, with translation MHPPAFWSMALEEIRDPDYADVAVGVLPAHATADPAAWARSLFSMRSLPRWLAIAIVLRQAIGPLVGIAAHPADRFRVRCVRGEEALLAVDDRHLDLRVAVGVDEAHGIVRVVTAVRMKGWRGRLFMIPVRMVHPHLVNAMIARSRRRLSGVTA, from the coding sequence ATGCACCCGCCCGCGTTCTGGTCCATGGCGTTGGAGGAGATCCGAGATCCCGACTACGCCGACGTCGCCGTCGGCGTGCTGCCCGCGCACGCCACCGCCGACCCCGCCGCCTGGGCGCGCAGCCTCTTCTCGATGCGGTCGCTCCCGCGCTGGCTCGCCATCGCGATCGTGCTCCGACAGGCGATCGGCCCGCTCGTCGGCATCGCCGCCCACCCCGCCGACCGGTTCCGGGTGCGGTGCGTGCGCGGCGAGGAGGCGCTGCTCGCCGTCGACGACCGCCACCTCGACCTCCGCGTGGCCGTCGGCGTCGACGAGGCGCACGGCATCGTGCGAGTGGTGACCGCCGTGCGCATGAAGGGATGGCGCGGGCGGCTGTTCATGATCCCGGTACGGATGGTGCATCCGCACCTCGTGAACGCCATGATCGCCCGATCGCGCCGGCGGCTCTCGGGCGTCACCGCGTAG
- a CDS encoding TetR/AcrR family transcriptional regulator, with translation MARVTAEEWIEAAYERFSAQGLAAVRVEAVARDLGATKGSFYWHFADRAELVAAVMRRWEQLETDFVIELVERTGTAEERLARLYDVIVERMGERGGERTLYIGAGADGVADAVARVTERRVSYVAQLLVDTGFDPGEARRRGAAVVAAVIGFQQLAAGGWRAGPGVGTHELTATLLAMTLGREHA, from the coding sequence ATGGCAAGGGTGACCGCGGAGGAGTGGATCGAAGCCGCCTACGAGCGCTTCAGCGCGCAGGGCCTCGCCGCCGTGCGGGTGGAGGCGGTCGCGCGCGACCTCGGCGCGACGAAGGGTTCCTTCTACTGGCACTTCGCCGACCGCGCCGAGCTCGTCGCCGCGGTCATGCGGCGATGGGAGCAGCTCGAGACCGATTTCGTGATCGAGCTGGTCGAGCGCACCGGCACCGCGGAGGAGCGGCTCGCCCGGCTCTACGACGTCATCGTCGAGCGCATGGGCGAGCGCGGCGGCGAGCGTACGCTCTACATCGGCGCCGGGGCCGACGGCGTCGCCGACGCGGTGGCGCGGGTGACCGAGCGACGCGTCTCGTACGTCGCGCAGCTGCTCGTCGACACCGGCTTCGACCCCGGCGAGGCTCGGCGCCGGGGTGCGGCCGTCGTCGCCGCGGTCATCGGGTTCCAGCAGCTCGCGGCGGGCGGATGGCGCGCGGGCCCGGGCGTCGGCACGCACGAGCTCACGGCGACGCTGCTGGCGATGACGCTCGGCCGCGAGCACGCCTGA
- a CDS encoding MFS transporter: MTDTAPSRRPGLRPWSMVLGLGFVSLTIDMVSDGAISVGGALLEQLGASAALVGVVTGAATAIALVLRLVTGPWADRTGGYWGFTIAGYAMSAVSVPLLALTPVLGTASLATASTLIVVERTGKAVRGPAKTVLLADAAGVVGRGKGFGVHKLLDQVGAFAGPLVVAAIAALTGELWPAFLALAIPAVIAMVLLWWLRSRVPDTSVYREAPEPDQLGAQPRERETARESEPHAEPSPASPGAAAASRRTSLASRLAGLSAIPAHVRTTFLLFGTFAALTTFGLLSFGVMSFHLVAADLVPVAGVPLVYAAGMAAAAVGALATGWVYDRAGASILLAVPLLTAFVPGFTLAGTLGLVVLGVVVWGLATGVQDSTVKALVADLVPAEQRGSAYGWFAVFQGVGALAGASVAGALYGSVPVLIGIVAALQVVAAVLLVAVLRRHRAERMAQPA, translated from the coding sequence ATGACGGACACGGCCCCGAGCAGGCGCCCCGGGCTGCGCCCCTGGTCGATGGTGCTCGGCCTCGGCTTCGTGAGCCTCACGATCGACATGGTCTCCGACGGCGCCATCTCGGTCGGAGGCGCGCTGCTCGAGCAGCTCGGCGCCTCGGCCGCGCTCGTCGGCGTGGTCACGGGTGCGGCGACCGCCATCGCGCTCGTGCTGCGGCTGGTCACCGGGCCGTGGGCCGACCGCACGGGCGGGTACTGGGGCTTCACGATCGCCGGCTACGCGATGAGCGCCGTGAGCGTGCCGCTGCTCGCGCTCACCCCGGTGCTCGGCACGGCCTCGCTCGCGACCGCGAGCACGCTGATCGTCGTCGAGCGCACCGGCAAGGCCGTGCGCGGGCCCGCGAAGACGGTGCTGCTCGCCGACGCGGCGGGAGTCGTCGGCCGCGGCAAGGGCTTCGGCGTGCACAAGCTCCTCGACCAGGTCGGCGCGTTCGCCGGGCCGCTCGTGGTCGCCGCGATCGCCGCGCTCACCGGCGAGCTGTGGCCCGCCTTCCTCGCGCTCGCGATTCCGGCGGTGATCGCGATGGTGCTGCTCTGGTGGCTCCGGTCGCGCGTGCCCGACACGAGCGTGTACCGCGAGGCGCCCGAGCCCGACCAGCTCGGGGCCCAGCCGCGAGAGCGCGAGACCGCGCGCGAGAGCGAGCCGCACGCCGAGCCGTCGCCAGCGAGCCCCGGCGCGGCCGCGGCATCCCGTCGCACCTCACTCGCGTCGCGCCTCGCCGGACTCTCGGCGATCCCCGCGCACGTGCGCACGACGTTCCTGCTCTTCGGCACGTTCGCCGCGCTCACCACGTTCGGCCTGCTGAGCTTCGGCGTGATGTCGTTCCACCTGGTCGCCGCCGACCTCGTGCCCGTCGCGGGCGTGCCGCTCGTCTACGCCGCGGGCATGGCGGCCGCGGCTGTCGGCGCGCTCGCGACCGGATGGGTCTACGACCGCGCGGGTGCGTCGATCCTGCTCGCGGTGCCGCTGCTCACGGCGTTCGTGCCCGGCTTCACGCTCGCCGGCACGCTCGGGCTCGTGGTGCTCGGCGTCGTCGTGTGGGGCCTCGCGACCGGCGTGCAGGACTCGACGGTGAAGGCGCTCGTCGCCGACCTCGTGCCGGCCGAGCAGCGCGGCTCGGCGTACGGCTGGTTCGCCGTCTTCCAGGGGGTCGGCGCGCTCGCCGGCGCCTCGGTCGCGGGCGCCTTGTACGGCAGCGTGCCCGTGCTCATCGGCATCGTCGCCGCCCTGCAGGTGGTCGCGGCGGTGCTCCTCGTCGCGGTGCTGCGCCGTCACCGGGCCGAGCGGATGGCGCAGCCCGCGTAG
- a CDS encoding wax ester/triacylglycerol synthase domain-containing protein, protein MGSRAARRERLTAADASNIVIDAPDQVNAFLMAGVLAPGGPIGTEGEVDVAALRASFAGVIPSEPRLSQRVVPDGRRFAWAAAPVDLEAHVRLVAPVDGLAGFEALCARLMVTAMPTDRPLWEVLLVPGVARRRVGVVLRIHHAMADGLAAVRLVESLLRAPGVGATGPDGSTSSEHDAASTSADDRARRGARERMRTIASGIERTIAVFRPAVPHTVLLGRIGPRRGVAFVDAPLDALAAGAATVGATVNDALLAAVVAAAEAALRARGEPVPPVLPVSVPVALAARGRSGNAVGVMLVPLPTGEPDVAARLARIAALTRARKADARARGQFELTRTRLGTVLFRRFVRYQRLIVTFVTNVPGPRHPLALAGAPLERVWPVGAIQGNVRLGVAALSYDGMLRCGVHCDADALSAGVFGAALRHELDAVAALA, encoded by the coding sequence GTGGGCAGCCGCGCGGCACGACGCGAACGGCTCACGGCCGCCGATGCGTCGAACATCGTGATCGACGCGCCCGACCAGGTCAATGCGTTCCTGATGGCGGGCGTGCTGGCCCCGGGCGGCCCGATCGGCACCGAGGGCGAGGTGGATGTCGCGGCCCTGCGCGCATCGTTCGCCGGCGTGATCCCGTCGGAGCCCCGACTCTCGCAGCGCGTCGTGCCCGACGGACGCCGCTTCGCGTGGGCGGCCGCGCCGGTCGACCTCGAGGCGCACGTGCGCCTCGTCGCGCCGGTCGACGGGCTCGCCGGATTCGAGGCGTTGTGCGCCCGGCTCATGGTCACGGCGATGCCGACCGACCGGCCGCTCTGGGAGGTGCTGCTCGTGCCGGGGGTCGCGCGGCGGCGGGTCGGCGTGGTGCTGCGCATCCACCACGCGATGGCCGACGGGCTCGCCGCCGTGCGCCTCGTCGAATCGCTGCTTCGTGCGCCGGGCGTCGGCGCGACGGGGCCGGATGGCTCGACGTCGTCGGAGCACGACGCCGCGTCGACGAGTGCCGACGACCGGGCGCGACGCGGTGCGCGCGAGCGGATGCGGACGATCGCGTCGGGGATCGAGCGCACCATCGCGGTGTTCCGCCCGGCCGTGCCGCACACCGTGCTGCTCGGCCGGATCGGCCCCCGCCGCGGCGTCGCGTTCGTCGACGCGCCGCTCGACGCGCTCGCCGCGGGCGCGGCGACGGTCGGGGCGACCGTGAACGACGCCCTCTTGGCCGCCGTCGTCGCGGCCGCGGAGGCCGCGCTGCGCGCACGGGGTGAGCCCGTGCCGCCGGTGCTGCCCGTGAGCGTGCCGGTCGCGCTCGCCGCGCGCGGTCGGTCGGGCAACGCGGTCGGCGTCATGCTCGTGCCGCTGCCGACGGGCGAGCCGGATGTCGCGGCGCGTCTCGCGCGCATCGCCGCGCTGACCCGGGCGCGCAAGGCCGACGCCCGCGCGCGCGGGCAGTTCGAGCTCACCCGCACGCGCCTCGGCACCGTGCTCTTCCGGCGCTTCGTGCGATACCAGCGACTGATCGTGACGTTCGTGACGAACGTGCCCGGCCCGCGCCATCCGCTCGCCCTCGCGGGGGCGCCGCTCGAGCGCGTGTGGCCGGTCGGCGCGATCCAGGGCAACGTGCGGCTCGGCGTCGCCGCGCTGTCGTACGACGGGATGCTGCGCTGCGGCGTCCACTGCGACGCCGACGCGCTCTCGGCGGGGGTGTTCGGCGCGGCGCTGCGGCACGAGCTGGATGCGGTCGCCGCCCTGGCGTGA
- the purS gene encoding phosphoribosylformylglycinamidine synthase subunit PurS, which yields MPTIVVDVMPKAELLDPQGKAVAGALARTGHGSISGVRVGKRFELTVDGPIDDAIKAEVAALAENVLSNSVIEDVVGIHYEQSNAELAEETVAAHHDGYDAPAGETH from the coding sequence GTGCCCACCATCGTCGTCGACGTGATGCCCAAGGCCGAGCTGCTGGACCCCCAGGGCAAGGCCGTGGCCGGCGCCCTCGCCCGCACCGGGCACGGCTCCATCTCGGGGGTGCGGGTCGGCAAGCGGTTCGAGCTCACGGTCGACGGGCCCATCGACGACGCGATCAAGGCCGAGGTCGCCGCGCTCGCCGAGAACGTGCTCTCCAACTCGGTCATCGAGGACGTGGTGGGCATCCACTACGAGCAGTCCAACGCCGAGCTCGCCGAGGAGACCGTCGCCGCCCATCACGACGGCTACGACGCCCCCGCGGGCGAGACCCACTGA
- the purQ gene encoding phosphoribosylformylglycinamidine synthase subunit PurQ, whose translation MRIGVITFPGSLDDRDAQRAVRLAGAEPVALWHGSHDLEGVDALILPGGFSYGDYLRCGAIASLSPIMTEVVDAANKGLPVLGICNGFQMLTEAHLLEGGLIRNDHGSFICRDQVLRVENTSTDWTGEFEAGQEITIPLKNGEGGFIASEETLDRLEGEGRVVFRYVDVNPNGSLRDIAGISNERGNVVGLMPHPEHAVEPGFGPDTAAAMRSGVDGLGFFTSVVRRTLVEA comes from the coding sequence ATGCGCATCGGCGTCATCACGTTCCCCGGCTCGCTCGACGACCGCGACGCGCAGCGCGCCGTGCGGCTCGCGGGCGCCGAGCCCGTCGCCCTCTGGCACGGCTCGCACGACCTCGAAGGCGTCGACGCCCTGATCCTGCCGGGCGGGTTCAGCTACGGCGACTACCTGCGCTGCGGCGCGATCGCCTCGCTCAGCCCGATCATGACCGAGGTCGTGGATGCCGCGAACAAGGGCCTGCCCGTGCTCGGCATCTGCAACGGCTTCCAGATGCTCACCGAGGCGCACCTGCTCGAGGGCGGGCTGATCCGCAACGACCACGGCTCGTTCATCTGCCGTGACCAGGTGCTGCGCGTCGAGAACACCTCGACCGACTGGACCGGCGAGTTCGAGGCCGGCCAGGAGATCACGATCCCGCTGAAGAACGGCGAGGGCGGCTTCATCGCGTCGGAGGAGACGCTCGACCGCCTCGAGGGTGAGGGCCGCGTGGTGTTCCGCTACGTCGATGTGAACCCCAACGGGTCGCTGCGCGACATCGCCGGCATCTCGAACGAGCGCGGCAACGTGGTCGGCCTCATGCCGCACCCCGAGCACGCGGTCGAGCCGGGCTTCGGGCCCGACACGGCCGCCGCGATGCGGTCGGGCGTCGACGGGCTCGGTTTCTTCACGAGCGTCGTGCGCCGCACCCTCGTCGAGGCCTAG
- a CDS encoding prolipoprotein diacylglyceryl transferase: MAATLGSFWSALPPIDTHALFVALGLAVGGLVFLREQRRRGVADPRIPALLAGTLLGAAVFSRLGTWAQHLDPRENLTLLEQLARGNASILSALVGAWLGLHVAKRLTGYRERTGDLFAPAVAVALAIGRFGCFFTERPGTPTGADWGVVLSPEAAARLAAPAGVPLHPSFLYEIAFHAVAFCVLWLWLRRTRIASGELLTLYIGAYAVFRFWVEFVRGNEVVWMGLTRPQLFLVVTIPLFVARIAWLVAHGRFLDRVVPDAANHALHEQRDIDEERTVGGAGNG, from the coding sequence GTGGCCGCCACGCTCGGCTCGTTCTGGAGCGCACTGCCCCCGATCGACACGCACGCGCTGTTCGTCGCCCTCGGACTCGCAGTCGGCGGCCTGGTGTTCCTCAGAGAGCAGCGGCGCCGCGGGGTCGCCGACCCGCGGATCCCGGCGCTTCTCGCGGGGACCCTGCTCGGCGCCGCCGTGTTCTCGCGTCTGGGCACGTGGGCCCAGCACCTCGACCCCCGCGAGAACCTCACGCTCCTCGAGCAACTCGCGCGCGGCAACGCCTCGATCCTGAGCGCGCTGGTGGGTGCGTGGCTCGGCTTGCACGTCGCCAAGCGGCTCACCGGGTACCGGGAGCGCACCGGCGACCTCTTCGCACCGGCCGTCGCCGTCGCCCTCGCTATCGGCCGGTTCGGATGCTTCTTCACCGAGCGCCCGGGAACGCCGACGGGTGCCGACTGGGGCGTCGTCCTCTCGCCGGAGGCCGCCGCGCGACTCGCCGCTCCCGCGGGGGTGCCGCTGCATCCGAGCTTCCTGTACGAGATCGCCTTCCACGCGGTGGCCTTCTGCGTGCTGTGGCTGTGGCTGCGCCGAACCCGGATCGCGTCCGGCGAACTCCTGACCCTCTACATCGGCGCGTACGCGGTCTTCCGGTTCTGGGTCGAGTTCGTGCGGGGCAACGAGGTGGTGTGGATGGGTCTGACCAGACCGCAGCTGTTCCTCGTGGTGACCATCCCGTTGTTCGTCGCGCGCATCGCGTGGCTGGTCGCGCACGGGCGATTCCTCGACCGCGTGGTGCCCGACGCGGCGAACCATGCGCTCCACGAGCAGCGGGACATCGACGAGGAAAGGACGGTGGGCGGTGCCGGGAACGGATGA
- a CDS encoding radical SAM protein, which yields MGVQNVAGTLRNYRIHRYVNAFCPRCHEEDPERDLDTVQRLSGWLAAYDDDSVWLERGCPEHGLVRTLYDESAEVLAYLEQWTAPTKWHAPDVARNFRPVPGAYLDGLPAMQSQHTCILLEDLTDHCNLRCPTCFAESGPAATATAPLADVLASVDDRLAKEHGRLDVLMLSGGEPTLYPWLEQLVEHLVARPIVRILINSNGLRIANDDAFVEFLKLHRERVEVYLQYDGESPEASRFHRGADIRRFKERAIERLSAAGVFMTLTMTAAKGVNDDEIGAVIRRAMTTPYVGGVTIQPVFGSGRNSGIDAEDRLTHGGVLKRLEPQTNGEITWRDLTALPCSHPHCCSVGYFLLDDAKEWKSLTSIMGHDRLKGFLDLNPDLIANRIADSEVNTRMKEAVKHSLLDLFSEQSSLSHPSMSAIWRDICTNCDLGIGTLTKLATSALPGQHARLRKFLGERVLRITVKPFMDMNTMIEERLTQCCVHVATVNDDNGAHQCAPFCALQAWAPLARQRLSTASARNAADWGDDRAPVPLGEVIPVGGPE from the coding sequence GTGGGTGTGCAGAACGTCGCGGGAACGTTGCGGAACTACCGCATCCACCGGTACGTGAACGCGTTCTGCCCGCGATGCCATGAGGAGGATCCCGAGCGGGACCTCGACACCGTCCAGCGCCTCTCCGGCTGGCTGGCCGCCTACGACGACGACTCAGTGTGGCTCGAGCGCGGATGCCCCGAGCACGGGCTCGTGCGCACGCTCTACGACGAGTCCGCCGAAGTGCTGGCCTACCTCGAGCAGTGGACCGCGCCGACCAAGTGGCACGCCCCCGACGTCGCTCGCAACTTCAGGCCCGTGCCGGGCGCGTACCTCGACGGGCTCCCGGCGATGCAGTCGCAGCACACCTGCATCCTGCTCGAGGACCTCACCGACCACTGCAACCTGCGCTGCCCCACGTGCTTCGCGGAGTCCGGGCCGGCGGCGACGGCGACCGCACCGCTCGCCGACGTGCTGGCCTCGGTCGACGACCGGCTGGCGAAGGAGCACGGTCGACTCGACGTGCTCATGCTCTCCGGCGGCGAGCCGACGCTCTACCCGTGGCTCGAGCAGCTCGTCGAGCACCTGGTCGCCCGGCCCATCGTCCGCATCCTGATCAACTCGAACGGCCTGCGCATCGCGAACGACGACGCCTTCGTCGAGTTCCTGAAGCTGCACCGCGAGCGCGTCGAGGTGTACCTGCAGTACGACGGCGAGAGCCCCGAGGCGTCGCGGTTCCATCGGGGTGCCGACATCCGCCGCTTCAAGGAACGCGCGATCGAGCGGCTGAGCGCGGCCGGCGTCTTCATGACCCTCACGATGACCGCGGCGAAGGGCGTCAACGACGACGAGATCGGCGCGGTCATCCGGCGGGCCATGACGACGCCGTACGTCGGCGGCGTGACCATCCAGCCGGTGTTCGGCTCGGGTCGCAACTCGGGCATCGACGCCGAGGATCGACTCACCCACGGCGGCGTGCTGAAGCGGTTGGAGCCCCAGACGAACGGCGAGATCACCTGGCGGGACCTCACGGCGCTGCCGTGCTCGCACCCGCACTGCTGCTCGGTGGGGTACTTCCTGCTCGACGACGCGAAGGAGTGGAAATCGCTGACGAGCATCATGGGGCATGACCGGCTCAAGGGCTTCCTCGACCTCAATCCCGACCTCATCGCCAACCGCATCGCCGACAGCGAGGTGAACACGCGGATGAAGGAGGCGGTCAAGCACTCGCTGCTCGACTTGTTCAGCGAGCAGTCGAGCCTCTCGCACCCCTCGATGTCCGCCATCTGGCGCGACATCTGCACGAACTGCGACCTCGGCATCGGCACGCTCACGAAGCTGGCGACGTCGGCCCTGCCCGGCCAGCACGCGCGATTGCGGAAGTTCCTCGGCGAGCGCGTCCTGCGGATCACGGTCAAACCGTTCATGGACATGAACACGATGATCGAGGAGCGACTCACCCAGTGCTGCGTCCACGTCGCGACCGTCAACGACGACAACGGAGCGCACCAGTGCGCCCCGTTCTGCGCCCTGCAGGCCTGGGCGCCCCTCGCGCGACAGCGCCTCTCGACGGCCAGCGCCCGCAACGCGGCCGACTGGGGCGACGACCGTGCCCCGGTACCACTCGGCGAGGTCATCCCCGTCGGCGGGCCGGAGTAA
- a CDS encoding formylglycine-generating enzyme family protein, giving the protein MSLTELVELPGGTFLMGSDRHYPEEAPQHERRVEPFAIERHPVTNAQFAEFVAATGYVTVAERELDPAEFPGADPAELVPGSLVFTPTEGPVDLGDWRQWWRWVPGAQWRHPLGPGSSIDDRLDHPVVHVAFEDASAYAAWAGRRLPTEAEWEYAARGGLVGAEFAWGDERMPGGAVMANTWQGAFPYRSEGWGGTSPVGSYPPNGFGLLDMIGDVWEWTVDAFTPRHVPPGAAAVDRGERRDLLAGLPASQAMHVIKGGSHLCAPEYCRRYRPAARSAQAEDSATTHIGFRCAR; this is encoded by the coding sequence ATGAGCCTCACCGAGCTCGTCGAGCTGCCCGGCGGCACGTTCCTCATGGGATCCGATCGGCACTACCCCGAGGAGGCGCCGCAGCACGAGCGCCGCGTCGAGCCGTTCGCGATCGAGCGGCATCCGGTCACGAACGCGCAGTTCGCCGAGTTCGTGGCGGCCACCGGGTACGTCACGGTCGCCGAGCGCGAGCTCGATCCGGCCGAGTTCCCCGGCGCCGACCCTGCCGAGCTCGTGCCCGGGTCGCTCGTGTTCACGCCGACCGAGGGGCCGGTCGACCTCGGCGACTGGCGGCAGTGGTGGCGGTGGGTGCCGGGCGCCCAGTGGCGCCATCCGCTCGGCCCCGGCTCGTCGATCGACGACCGGCTCGACCACCCGGTCGTGCACGTCGCGTTCGAGGACGCGTCGGCCTACGCCGCCTGGGCCGGCCGGCGCCTGCCGACCGAGGCCGAGTGGGAGTACGCCGCGCGCGGCGGGCTGGTCGGCGCCGAGTTCGCGTGGGGCGACGAGCGGATGCCGGGCGGCGCGGTCATGGCCAACACGTGGCAGGGCGCGTTCCCGTACCGCAGCGAGGGCTGGGGCGGCACGTCGCCCGTCGGCTCCTACCCGCCCAACGGGTTCGGCCTGCTCGACATGATCGGTGACGTCTGGGAGTGGACCGTCGACGCGTTCACCCCCCGGCACGTGCCGCCGGGTGCGGCCGCCGTCGACCGCGGCGAGCGGCGCGACCTGCTCGCCGGGCTGCCGGCCTCGCAGGCGATGCACGTCATCAAGGGCGGCTCGCACCTCTGCGCGCCCGAGTACTGCCGGCGCTATCGCCCCGCGGCTCGCTCCGCGCAGGCGGAGGACTCGGCGACGACCCACATCGGCTTCCGCTGCGCGCGCTGA
- a CDS encoding flavodoxin family protein has translation MAAEPDYSDLTALYVNCTLKRSPEVSNTQGLMDSSIRLMREHGVSVEHLRLVDHDVATGVYPDMREHGWAADAWPDAIWPKVAAADILVVGGPIWLGDNSSVTKRLIERLYAMSSEQNAKGQYVYYGKVGGAIITGNEDGIKHCASNILYSLQHIGFTIPPAADAGWIGEAGPGPSYLDEGSGGPENDFTNRNTTFMTYNLMHLAHLLKQAGGLPAIGNVRSAWDAGEHFGYVPTPEHPNPEYR, from the coding sequence ATGGCAGCCGAACCGGACTACTCCGACCTGACCGCGCTCTACGTCAACTGCACGCTCAAGCGTTCGCCCGAGGTCAGCAACACCCAGGGCCTCATGGATTCCAGCATCCGCCTCATGCGGGAGCACGGTGTGTCGGTCGAGCACCTCCGCCTGGTCGACCACGACGTCGCGACCGGGGTGTACCCCGACATGCGCGAGCACGGCTGGGCGGCCGACGCCTGGCCCGACGCGATCTGGCCGAAGGTCGCGGCCGCCGACATCCTCGTCGTGGGCGGGCCGATCTGGCTCGGCGACAACTCCTCGGTCACCAAGCGCCTCATCGAACGGCTCTACGCGATGAGCTCCGAGCAGAACGCGAAGGGCCAGTACGTCTACTACGGCAAGGTCGGCGGCGCGATCATCACCGGCAACGAGGACGGCATCAAGCACTGCGCGTCGAACATCCTGTACAGCCTGCAGCACATCGGGTTCACCATCCCGCCGGCCGCCGACGCGGGCTGGATCGGCGAGGCAGGGCCTGGCCCGAGCTACCTCGACGAGGGTTCGGGCGGCCCCGAGAACGACTTCACCAACCGCAACACGACGTTCATGACCTACAACCTCATGCACCTCGCGCACCTCCTGAAGCAGGCGGGCGGCCTCCCGGCGATCGGCAACGTGCGCTCGGCCTGGGACGCTGGCGAGCACTTCGGCTACGTGCCGACGCCCGAGCACCCGAACCCCGAGTACCGCTGA
- a CDS encoding adenine phosphoribosyltransferase, translated as MHESEVRALVESKLATIPDFPEPGVVFRDLTPVFAHGPAFHALAESLTAPFAGRFDDLAGVEARGFLLAGAASALCGAGVLPVRKAGKLPRAVIREEYELEYGTAALEVHEGELAPGSRVLIVDDVLATGGTVEAAARLVERAGWHVAGISVAIELPALGGRERLGGRYEIHSLLQY; from the coding sequence ATGCACGAATCCGAGGTCCGCGCCCTCGTCGAGTCCAAGCTCGCCACGATCCCCGACTTCCCCGAGCCCGGTGTGGTGTTCCGCGACCTCACGCCCGTGTTCGCCCACGGGCCGGCGTTCCACGCGCTCGCCGAGTCGCTCACGGCGCCGTTCGCGGGACGCTTCGACGACCTCGCGGGCGTCGAGGCGCGCGGCTTCCTGCTCGCGGGCGCCGCGTCGGCGCTGTGCGGCGCGGGCGTGCTGCCCGTGCGCAAGGCCGGCAAGCTGCCGCGCGCGGTGATCCGCGAGGAGTACGAGCTCGAGTACGGCACCGCCGCGCTCGAGGTGCACGAGGGCGAGCTCGCGCCGGGCTCGCGCGTGCTCATCGTCGACGACGTGCTCGCGACGGGCGGCACCGTCGAGGCGGCGGCGCGCCTGGTCGAGCGGGCCGGATGGCACGTGGCCGGCATCTCGGTCGCGATCGAGCTGCCCGCGCTCGGCGGGCGCGAGCGGCTCGGCGGGCGGTACGAGATCCACAGCCTGCTGCAGTACTGA